Genomic DNA from Streptomyces sp. NBC_01571:
AGGACGCTGACCTTGCCGAAGGCGAAGTCGGCGGTCAGCTTGTTCAGGTTGTCGTCGAAGCGGCGGCGCAGGTCGTCGGCGTCGAAGTTCTGCAACACCTCGTTCGTGGCGATGAGCTGGGCGACACGCTGCCGCTCGGACGGATCGACCGACCCGTCCGCCGCGGCGACGAGCGCGCACATCGCCATGCTCGCGTCGCGGAAGGCACCGCTCTTGAGATCGTTCTTCTTCGCCACGAGCTGGGTCTGCATCGTCGACGCGGACTCCTTGATGCGGTCCCACAGGGCCATGAGAACTCCATACGTTGGCAGAGGCCCGGCCCGCCCGGGGGCGGACCGGAAACCTCCTCGGTTTCTACAGCATCGTAGAAACTAGCGGACCGGCGCAGAAGTTCCGGTGGCGTTCCACTCGGCGATCACCGGGTGTCCGTGTTCCGTGGACAGCCGGCTGACGGTTCCCGTCGAGAGCTGGAACAGCC
This window encodes:
- a CDS encoding tellurite resistance TerB family protein, with translation MALWDRIKESASTMQTQLVAKKNDLKSGAFRDASMAMCALVAAADGSVDPSERQRVAQLIATNEVLQNFDADDLRRRFDDNLNKLTADFAFGKVSVLQEIAKAKKKPAEARAVIQIGIVIGGADGDFDKTEQAVVREACFALDLPPHEFDL